In Rhodothermales bacterium, the following proteins share a genomic window:
- the rlmB gene encoding 23S rRNA (guanosine(2251)-2'-O)-methyltransferase RlmB, translating to MSAFVAGRNPVIEALSRRSEHIDKVFIQRDLKSSVLRRIASDADRSGVLVQFVPRQKLDQLVADTPHQGVVAAVTAIGYVDLDDMLNSVAAGLDETRRLQPSLIVLDGIQDPHNLGAILRTAAASGVKGVVLPVAKTAPLNAVVVKASAGTAGMIPIARVRKLVDALTQLKEHGFWIVGMSAAGTDTVWSLDWRRPVALVVGSEGKGMSRMVSEACDHHVRIPMEDSVDSLNVSVATGIALFVARHLRATDSAG from the coding sequence GTGAGTGCATTTGTCGCCGGCCGAAACCCGGTGATCGAAGCGCTTTCGCGGCGCTCCGAGCATATCGATAAGGTTTTTATTCAGCGCGATCTGAAGTCGAGCGTCTTGCGTCGAATTGCCTCGGACGCGGATCGCAGTGGAGTACTCGTGCAGTTTGTGCCGCGGCAGAAGCTCGATCAGCTTGTGGCGGATACGCCGCACCAGGGGGTAGTCGCAGCGGTTACTGCGATTGGCTACGTGGATCTCGACGACATGCTGAACTCGGTGGCGGCGGGTCTCGACGAGACACGCCGGCTACAACCCTCGTTGATCGTACTGGATGGAATTCAGGATCCGCACAACCTTGGCGCGATATTGCGAACGGCCGCTGCTAGCGGCGTAAAAGGCGTGGTGTTGCCTGTTGCGAAGACGGCGCCTCTGAATGCGGTGGTCGTCAAAGCGAGCGCCGGGACTGCCGGGATGATTCCGATCGCGAGAGTGCGCAAGCTGGTCGACGCACTTACGCAACTCAAAGAGCACGGCTTCTGGATCGTGGGGATGAGCGCCGCAGGAACGGATACCGTGTGGAGCCTGGACTGGAGGCGCCCGGTGGCTCTCGTCGTAGGAAGCGAGGGCAAAGGGATGTCAAGGATGGTCAGCGAGGCGTGCGATCATCACGTTCGCATTCCGATGGAGGATTCGGTCGATTCACTCAACGTATCCGTCGCTACCGGCATCGCGCTCTTTGTCGCACGACATCTGCGCGCAACCGATTCCGCCGGGTAA
- a CDS encoding flippase-like domain-containing protein, producing the protein MRLRSILSQVASFGLAGVLLYFSLRGVDFKEVGAALSTANYWWLIPLGIIAIVSHLLRAWRWRILLYELPVAPGAERSEISLYSTFSALIIGYMANYAAPRIGEVVRSGLVARKERLNMGGVIGTVVVERVLDMAVLILALGGAALMLIDRLDTIRTLFIDPVTSQLDRLPFGILVTFAVLGLAGAIYFVWWWRRRSAYQEGEGGRLRRTIGAFANGLQSLLRTRRRLAILTSTILMWGCYAVMAHIPFLILQMSGPFEISLLDSWNIMAIGAIGVAIPAPGGTGSYHYITIQTLVHLFGVTQAAAATYAVVTHAAQLVLYTVLGAAFLLHQGIKPGYLKKAQETAIDENQANA; encoded by the coding sequence ATGAGATTGCGCTCAATCCTGTCCCAGGTCGCCAGCTTCGGTCTCGCTGGCGTTCTTCTGTACTTCTCGCTCAGGGGAGTTGACTTCAAGGAGGTCGGCGCCGCTCTCAGCACAGCCAACTACTGGTGGCTGATCCCCCTGGGAATCATAGCCATCGTCAGTCATCTGCTGCGAGCGTGGCGATGGCGAATTCTATTGTACGAATTGCCTGTCGCACCCGGCGCTGAGCGGAGCGAGATTAGCCTCTACAGTACCTTTTCGGCCCTGATCATCGGATATATGGCCAATTACGCCGCGCCCAGGATTGGCGAGGTCGTCCGTTCGGGGCTGGTCGCCAGGAAGGAAAGACTGAACATGGGTGGCGTGATCGGAACGGTGGTTGTCGAACGTGTTCTTGACATGGCCGTCCTGATACTTGCTCTAGGCGGTGCCGCCCTGATGCTCATCGACAGACTCGACACGATTCGCACCCTCTTTATCGATCCGGTCACATCGCAGTTGGATCGGCTGCCGTTTGGGATACTTGTGACTTTTGCGGTGCTAGGCCTGGCGGGTGCCATATACTTCGTCTGGTGGTGGCGACGGCGATCGGCCTATCAGGAGGGTGAAGGTGGCAGGCTTCGCCGGACGATCGGTGCGTTTGCAAATGGATTGCAGTCGCTTTTACGCACAAGGCGGAGACTCGCCATACTGACGAGTACAATTCTCATGTGGGGCTGTTACGCCGTGATGGCGCACATTCCGTTCCTGATTCTGCAGATGAGCGGTCCCTTCGAGATCTCACTTCTCGACTCCTGGAACATCATGGCAATCGGCGCGATCGGCGTGGCCATCCCCGCTCCCGGCGGGACTGGCTCGTATCACTACATAACGATACAGACCCTCGTTCATCTGTTTGGCGTAACGCAGGCGGCTGCGGCCACGTACGCAGTCGTCACGCATGCGGCCCAGCTTGTTCTCTACACAGTTCTCGGAGCCGCCTTCCTGCTGCACCAGGGCATCAAGCCGGGTTATCTGAAGAAAGCCCAGGAAACTGCGATCGATGAAAATCAGGCGAACGCCTGA
- the pckA gene encoding phosphoenolpyruvate carboxykinase (ATP), giving the protein MASDFDLKKYEIHVDDIVRNAPPSKLYEEAIRNDERSAISDAGALITYSGRKTGRSPADKRIVAEADTEQDIWWGNINIKLDEHTFMVNRERAIDYLNLCKRLYVVDGFAGWDPKYRIKARIICSRPYHALFMHNMLIRPTEEELADFGDPDYVVLNAGRFPANQYTFHMTSDTSVDLSLSRGQFVILGTEYAGEMKKGIFTVMNYIMPKIGVLSMHCSANESEDGKVSLFFGLSGTGKTTLSADPDRRLIGDDEHCWSDEGVFNIEGGCYAKAIDLSAEKEPEIFNAIRFGTVLENVIYDPDTREVDYSDVSITQNTRASYPIEHIDNAKIPCVGGHPEHIIFLTADAFGVLPPVSKLTPEQAMYHFVSGYTAKVAGTEQGIDEPQATFSACFGAAFMVWHPNKYAEQLAERIRKHDAKAWLVNTGWSGGPYGTGARISLKHTRAIIDAIHSGELTSAETMNEPIFGMSVPTQCSGVPSEILMPRNTWKDTDAYDRTAMKLAELFDKNFKKYESGANDAVKAAGPRMTRA; this is encoded by the coding sequence ATGGCTTCAGACTTTGATCTTAAAAAGTACGAAATACACGTCGATGACATCGTTCGAAATGCGCCGCCATCGAAGCTATATGAAGAGGCGATTCGAAACGACGAGCGTTCGGCGATCTCCGATGCCGGGGCGCTGATTACCTATTCAGGTAGAAAGACCGGCAGGAGCCCGGCCGACAAGCGTATCGTGGCCGAGGCCGACACCGAGCAGGATATCTGGTGGGGAAACATCAATATCAAGCTCGACGAGCATACGTTCATGGTTAACCGTGAACGAGCCATCGATTACCTCAACCTGTGTAAGCGACTCTACGTAGTCGACGGGTTCGCGGGGTGGGATCCGAAGTACCGGATCAAAGCGCGCATCATCTGTAGTCGCCCGTACCACGCCCTCTTCATGCACAACATGCTGATTCGTCCGACCGAAGAGGAGCTGGCAGACTTTGGCGACCCGGACTATGTCGTGTTGAATGCGGGTCGATTCCCTGCGAATCAATACACGTTTCATATGACGTCCGATACGAGTGTCGACCTGAGCCTGTCGCGCGGCCAGTTTGTCATTCTCGGTACGGAGTACGCCGGCGAGATGAAGAAGGGAATCTTCACTGTGATGAACTACATCATGCCCAAGATCGGTGTGCTGTCGATGCATTGCTCAGCAAACGAGAGCGAGGATGGCAAGGTCTCTCTCTTCTTTGGTTTGTCGGGGACAGGCAAGACAACGCTGTCAGCTGATCCAGACCGACGTCTGATCGGAGATGACGAGCATTGTTGGTCGGACGAGGGCGTCTTCAACATAGAAGGTGGGTGCTATGCGAAGGCGATCGACCTGTCGGCCGAGAAAGAGCCGGAGATCTTCAATGCGATTCGATTCGGGACGGTTCTGGAGAACGTGATCTATGATCCCGACACGCGGGAAGTGGACTACTCTGATGTCTCGATTACGCAAAACACACGTGCATCATATCCGATCGAGCACATAGACAACGCCAAGATCCCGTGCGTCGGTGGGCATCCCGAACATATCATCTTCCTCACGGCTGACGCCTTCGGCGTGCTGCCACCGGTGAGCAAGCTGACGCCGGAACAGGCCATGTACCATTTTGTCAGCGGCTACACGGCGAAGGTTGCGGGTACGGAGCAAGGTATCGACGAACCTCAGGCTACGTTTTCGGCGTGTTTCGGAGCAGCGTTCATGGTCTGGCACCCGAATAAGTACGCCGAGCAACTTGCAGAGCGAATTCGAAAGCACGACGCCAAGGCGTGGCTCGTGAATACGGGATGGTCAGGAGGTCCGTACGGCACCGGTGCACGTATCTCGCTGAAGCATACGAGAGCGATCATCGATGCCATTCACTCGGGCGAACTGACGTCGGCCGAGACGATGAATGAGCCCATCTTCGGCATGAGTGTACCGACGCAGTGCAGCGGCGTGCCTTCGGAGATTCTCATGCCTCGCAATACCTGGAAGGACACGGACGCGTACGATCGCACGGCAATGAAACTGGCAGAGCTCTTCGACAAGAACTTCAAGAAGTACGAGTCCGGGGCAAACGACGCGGTCAAGGCAGCCGGACCGCGCATGACCAGGGCGTAG